Sequence from the Priestia megaterium genome:
TAATGAGGTAGAATTTCTTCAAGAGGCATTTCTTGTCCAACTATATCAAGAATTTGTTTCTTTGTTATAACCTCATCCATTTTCCATCCGTTTGAATTTCCAACATCCATATATTCAATGAAACGCAGCGTATGTTTTTTGTCTTTAAAATATTGGGCCATCGGAAGAATATCCTGCTCATTCTTGCCTTTTTGAACAACCATGTTTATTTTGACTGAAATCCCCACAAGAGCTGCTGCTTCTATTCCTTCTAATACTCGTTTTACGCTTCCTCGATTTCCATTCAGCTCTTGAAACCTCACTTCATCAAGTGAGTCTAAACTAACAGTTACTCTTGATAACCCCGCTTTTGATAAGGCTTCTGCATGCTTCTTTAACAGTGAACCGTTTGTTGTTATGGCAATATCATCTATACCCTCAATTTGCTTCAGACGATTGATTAGATCTGGCAAGCCTTTTCTTAGCAGCGGCTCTCCTCCCGTTATACGCACTTTTTTCACTCCTAGCGATGCGAATAATCTAGTGAGTCTCTCTAATTCATCAAACGAAAGAATGTTTTCGGCAGGTAAAAATGGATAGTCTGCCCCAAAAATTTCTTCAGGCATACAATATCGACAGCGAAAGTTACAGCGATCTGTTACTGACAAACGCAAGTCTCGTAAAGGACGCTTTAAAGTATCAACTATAGCGTATGACATCTGCCTCATCTCTCCTCTCTCTAGCTGTCAGCTTCTCCACAGCAGATTAACTCTCTCTTAAAATTCTTTCCGGGCATGTATAAATATTCAACGAATTATTTCGAATAAACCCTACCGTTGTAATTCCCAATTCTTCTGCTAGATTTAAAGCAAGTTCAGTCGGGGCGGATTTTGAAAGAACCACTTCACACCCGATCTTCGCTACTTTCAACAAAATTTCTGAAGAAATACGGCCGCTGAAAACGACTACTTTATCTCTAATTGAAATATGGTGTTTTAAGCAATACCCGTATAGTTTATCTAGAGCGTTATGCCTACCAATGTCCATTCTGCTAAGCATAAAACCATTTTTATCACAAATGGCAGCGTTATGAACGCCACCCGTTTCTTGAAACGTAGCAGCAGATTGCTGCAGCTTATTCATCAATTGAAAACAATCCTTACTTGAAAGTTCTACCGATATATCATTCATTTTTTTAGCAGTCAGCGCATCATTTATAAAGACAAACCCTTGTCTGCTCGCCCCGCAGCAAGACGTGATATATCGTTTATTTTGAAGGTTTTGAAAATACGGGTTTAATTTATCTATTGTAACATGAACATACCCTTCTTTTTCTTGAACCCATATGTTTTTAATGTCTTTGTATGCTCG
This genomic interval carries:
- the fdhD gene encoding formate dehydrogenase accessory sulfurtransferase FdhD is translated as MESVEDKIVTEFPVTVKINEEEFVTMVCSPQYIEDMVIGYLASEGVIRAYKDIKNIWVQEKEGYVHVTIDKLNPYFQNLQNKRYITSCCGASRQGFVFINDALTAKKMNDISVELSSKDCFQLMNKLQQSAATFQETGGVHNAAICDKNGFMLSRMDIGRHNALDKLYGYCLKHHISIRDKVVVFSGRISSEILLKVAKIGCEVVLSKSAPTELALNLAEELGITTVGFIRNNSLNIYTCPERILRES
- the moaA gene encoding GTP 3',8-cyclase MoaA, translated to MSYAIVDTLKRPLRDLRLSVTDRCNFRCRYCMPEEIFGADYPFLPAENILSFDELERLTRLFASLGVKKVRITGGEPLLRKGLPDLINRLKQIEGIDDIAITTNGSLLKKHAEALSKAGLSRVTVSLDSLDEVRFQELNGNRGSVKRVLEGIEAAALVGISVKINMVVQKGKNEQDILPMAQYFKDKKHTLRFIEYMDVGNSNGWKMDEVITKKQILDIVGQEMPLEEILPHYTGEVATRYRYVGTEEEVGIISSVTDSFCSTCSRARVSAEGKLYTCLFASKGYDLRTLIRSEASDRTVCDTISDIWNHRKDRYSDERANGRQVQGAEKVEMSHIGG